In Melanotaenia boesemani isolate fMelBoe1 chromosome 16, fMelBoe1.pri, whole genome shotgun sequence, the following proteins share a genomic window:
- the prepl gene encoding prolyl endopeptidase-like yields the protein MSIMAVLLSLLFSSAHLPTFSRVHFWKLAVYRRKTWLSLYVNRCCTSETSVSTSGHLISGIDKYKDLQKYFIRKLKAVYHRFSDIPDHSVVYGHHHVYYTEDDGIYRMDKRQMDQKPEKVLNLELISGEEEKTSLEKKQRFQWLIQRIRLSPQEQHLAASMKCCHRGELRFVVVRLGEGKSLPLDPQHIMFTLDKVFSFEWATDEVLFYTTLEGLRSSTVFRLDLASSGKKITSVYEETQPDVFVEVGLSRDRQILTINCNSRTCSEVLLSDVATSQLEPCVVQPRQLDLLYHVEHWRRWLIILASTGPGQEYQVVQAPLSEPSMASWVSLFAPGPGTAIKDMDVVGDHCVLVARTPTSELVLIVVPLTHPKEAYVLPLPCWACAIETKKPGLADQQNVLEFLVSSPVHTPVPYCLYPEKGVLLSGTEDGSFPESQAKFITTHLEACSQDGTLVPVTLFNAGPMEHLNRVPLLVHVYGAYGRDLSMVFCPEKRLLLEHGWALAYCHIRGGGECGLSWQRQARVEGKQRSVEDLQACLQHLFSIGVSSPSLTAVTACSAGAVPVGALCNRRPNLMQAVTLQAPFLDVLGTMEDPSLPLTLEDRDEWGDPVGNPKHRRIISSYCPLHNITPQRYPSMLLQAYSGDPRVPLAGVLKYTDRLKKAIFSHFSTKPTSEYKPEPNIVLNVQRGENHLGPDHFEQMVEEEALKLAFLYTELDLDPPRPTHKRRR from the exons ATGTCTATAATGGCCGTTTTGTTGTCTTTGCTGTTTTCTTCTGCTCATCTCCCCACATTTTCTCGGGTACATTTCTGGAAACTCGCAGTTTACAGACGGAAAACATGGCTGTCCTTGTATGTCAACCGTTGTTGCACGTCG gAAACCTCTGTTTCAACTTCTGGTCATCTCATTTCTGGGATTGACAAGTACAAAGACTTGCAGAAATACTTTATCAGGAAACTGAAGGCAGTATACCACCGTTTCTCTGATATACCAGATCACTCAGTG GTCTATGGACATCACCATGTCTACTACACTGAAGATGATGGCATCTACAGAATGGACAAAAGACAGA TGGATCAGAAGCCGGAGAAGGTGTTAAATCTAGAACTGATATctggagaggaagagaagacaaGTCTTGAGAAGAAGCAGAGATTTCAGTGGCTAATCCAGAGAATTCGTCTGTCACCACAAGAACAGCATCTCGCTGCTTCTATGAAATGTTGTCACAGAGGAGAGCTGAG GTTTGTGGTTGTGAGACTTGGAGAGGGAAAATCCCTTCCTCTGGATCCCCAACACATTATGTTCACACTGGACAAAGTCTTCAGCTTTg AGTGGGCCACAGATGAAGTGCTGTTTTACACAACTCTGGAAGGCCTACGTTCTAGCACGGTGTTTCGTCTAGATCTCGCCTCCAGTGGAAAGAAGATCACTTCTGTGTATGAAGAAACTCAGCCTGA TGTGTTTGTGGAAGTCGGTCTGTCCAGAGACCGACAGATCCTGACAATCAACTGCAACAGCAGAACCTGTTCAGAGGTGTTGCTAAGTGATGTAGCAACATCCCAATTGGAGCCTTGTGTGGTTCAGCCTCGCCAGCTGGACCTACTCTACCATGTGGAGCACTGGAGAAGGTGGCTAATTATACTAGCAAGTACAGGGCCAGGACAAGAATATCAG GTGGTGCAGGCCCCCCTTTCAGAGCCATCCATGGCCTCTTGGGTCTCTTTGTTTGCCCCTGGCCCTGGCACTGCAATCAAAGACATGGATGTGGTTGGGGACCATTGCGTGTTGGTTGCAAGAACACCAACCAGTGAACTTGTTCTGATTGTGGTCCCACTGACCCATCCCAAAGAAGCATATGTTTTACCG CTCCCCTGCTGGGCTTGTGCCATTGAAACCAAGAAACCAGGCTTGGCTGACCAACAAAATGTGTTAGAATTCCTGGTATCATCTCCAGTCCACACACCGGTGCCATACTGTCTGTACCCTGAGAAAGGAGTCCTTTTATCAGGTACTGAAGATGGGTCCTTCCCAGAGAGCCAAGCCAAGTTTATCACCACGCACTTGGAGGCCTGCAGCCAA GATGGCACCTTGGTGCCAGTGACTCTGTTTAATGCAGGACCAATGGAGCATCTAAACAGGGTTCCTTTACTGGTTCATGTTTATGGAGCTTATGGCAGAGATCTCAGCATGGTGTTCTGCCCTGAGAAAAGACTGCTGTTGGAGCATGGCTGGGCCCTGGCCTATTGTCACATCAG AGGTGGAGGGGAGTGTGGCCTCTCTTGGCAGAGACAAGCCCGTGTGGAGGGAAAGCAGAGGTCGGTGGAGGATCTCCAAGCTTGTCTCCAACACCTTTTCTCTATAGGAGTCTCTTCTCCTTCACTAACTGCCGTTACAGCCTGCAGTGCTGGAGCTGTGCCAGTTGGAGCACTGTGCAACAGACGCCCAAACCTGATGCAGGCTGTCACACTGCAG GCTCCTTTCCTGGATGTTTTGGGAACCATGGAGGATCCCAGCCTGCCTCTGACATTGGAGGACAGAGATGAATGGGGCGACCCAGTGGGAAATCCAAAACACAGACGTATCATCTCTTCCTACTGTCCCCTTCACAACATAACCCCAcag CGCTACCCATCAATGCTGCTGCAAGCTTACAGTGGTGATCCCAGGGTTCCTCTGGCAGGTGTCCTAAAATACACTGACCGTCTTAAGAAAGCTATTTTTTCACACTTCAGCACGAAGCCAACATCTG AATATAAACCAGAACCAAACATAGTTCTGAATGTCCAACGTGGAGAAAATCACCTTGGACCAGATCACTTTGAGCAGATGGTGGAGGAG GAAGCCCTCAAGCTTGCATTTCTATACACAGAGCTAGACCTGGACCCTCCCCGACcgacacacaagaggaggagaTAG